One part of the Bdellovibrio bacteriovorus genome encodes these proteins:
- the fusA gene encoding elongation factor G has translation MSKKWNIDMVRNIGISAHIDSGKTTTSERILFYGGRIHAIHEVRGKDGVGATMDSMDLEREKGITIQSAATQVQWKDYTINLIDTPGHVDFTVEVERSLRVLDGAILLLCGVAGVQSQSITVDRQMKRYNVPRLAFVNKLDRQGANPYRVTDALIEKLRLNAVMIQIPIGLEDQHRGHVDLTDMKAYINQGESGENVLVEEIPADLVETAKKYRQIMIGKLADVDSAIEEKFLMEEEPTTEEIRAAIRKGTIALKLVPVLCGSAFKNKGVQRLMDAVTYYLPSPAEKKEQALDITKNEEKFDLFPDSTKPLVSLAFKLQETPFGQLTYMRIYQGKMGKGDFIINQVNKKSVKIPRLVRMHSDKMEDIDTAYAGDIVALFGIDCASGDTFCDDKIQASMQSMHVPDSVISLAVAPKDKTAANNFSKALQKFRKEDPTFRVHRDEESNETIISGMGELHLEIYVERMKREFNCEVIVGQPQVAYRETISVEAPYDYTHKKQTGGSGQYAKIVGKIVPLPPQEDGSVFKFENKVVGGRIPKEFIPAVEEGFKEQTVKGPLIGFPIVGVEVVLEDGAYHDVDSSYMAFKIAGMAALREVYSAAKPTVLEPIMKLETTVPDEYQGSAVGQINQRRGSIVATTAFEGNCVIEAEVPLTEMFGYSTDLRSATKGKGEFSMEFAKYAPVPRNIQEELAKKYQAKRAAEQK, from the coding sequence ATGTCCAAAAAGTGGAATATTGATATGGTCAGAAACATTGGTATCTCGGCGCACATCGACTCCGGGAAAACCACAACTTCTGAGCGTATTCTGTTCTATGGAGGAAGAATCCACGCCATCCACGAAGTACGTGGAAAAGACGGCGTTGGTGCGACAATGGACTCCATGGATCTAGAGAGAGAAAAAGGGATCACCATCCAGTCTGCTGCAACTCAGGTTCAGTGGAAGGATTATACAATCAATTTGATCGATACACCGGGGCACGTGGACTTCACAGTTGAAGTTGAACGTTCTCTTCGCGTTCTAGACGGTGCGATCCTGTTGCTTTGCGGTGTTGCCGGCGTTCAGTCTCAGTCCATCACTGTTGACCGTCAGATGAAACGTTACAACGTTCCTCGTTTGGCCTTCGTGAACAAATTGGACCGTCAAGGTGCCAACCCATACCGTGTTACTGATGCTTTGATCGAAAAATTGCGTTTGAACGCAGTTATGATCCAGATCCCAATCGGTCTGGAAGATCAGCACAGAGGTCACGTTGACCTGACTGACATGAAAGCTTACATCAACCAAGGTGAATCCGGTGAGAACGTTCTTGTAGAAGAAATCCCAGCGGACCTTGTTGAAACTGCAAAAAAATACCGTCAGATCATGATCGGCAAACTGGCTGACGTTGACTCTGCTATCGAAGAGAAATTCTTGATGGAAGAAGAGCCAACAACAGAAGAAATCCGCGCAGCTATCCGTAAAGGCACTATCGCCTTGAAGTTGGTTCCGGTTCTTTGCGGTTCCGCGTTCAAAAATAAAGGTGTTCAGCGTCTTATGGACGCGGTTACTTACTATCTTCCTTCTCCAGCTGAGAAAAAAGAGCAAGCTCTTGATATCACTAAGAACGAAGAGAAGTTCGACCTGTTCCCAGATTCAACAAAACCATTGGTTTCCCTGGCGTTCAAACTTCAGGAAACTCCATTCGGTCAGTTGACTTACATGCGTATCTACCAAGGTAAGATGGGCAAAGGCGACTTCATCATCAACCAAGTGAACAAGAAATCTGTTAAGATTCCTCGTTTGGTTCGTATGCACTCTGACAAGATGGAAGACATCGACACTGCTTACGCTGGTGACATCGTGGCATTGTTCGGTATCGACTGCGCGTCCGGTGATACTTTCTGTGACGACAAAATCCAGGCGTCCATGCAATCCATGCACGTTCCAGATTCTGTTATCAGCTTGGCTGTTGCGCCTAAAGATAAAACTGCGGCGAACAACTTCTCCAAAGCACTTCAAAAATTCCGTAAGGAAGACCCTACATTCCGCGTACACCGTGACGAGGAATCCAACGAGACTATCATCTCCGGTATGGGTGAATTGCACTTGGAAATCTACGTTGAGCGTATGAAACGTGAATTCAACTGTGAAGTTATCGTGGGTCAACCTCAGGTTGCTTACCGTGAGACTATCTCCGTTGAAGCTCCGTACGACTACACTCACAAAAAACAAACTGGTGGTTCCGGTCAGTACGCGAAAATCGTTGGTAAGATCGTTCCATTGCCTCCACAAGAAGACGGCTCTGTATTCAAGTTCGAAAACAAAGTTGTCGGTGGTCGTATCCCTAAAGAATTCATCCCTGCGGTTGAAGAGGGCTTCAAAGAGCAGACTGTTAAAGGTCCTCTGATTGGCTTCCCGATCGTTGGTGTTGAAGTTGTTCTGGAAGACGGCGCGTACCACGATGTCGACTCCTCATACATGGCGTTCAAAATCGCTGGTATGGCGGCTCTTCGTGAAGTGTACTCTGCGGCAAAACCAACTGTTCTTGAGCCGATCATGAAGCTTGAGACGACAGTTCCAGACGAATACCAAGGTTCCGCTGTTGGTCAAATCAACCAACGCCGTGGTTCCATCGTTGCAACTACTGCATTCGAAGGTAACTGCGTGATCGAAGCTGAAGTGCCACTGACAGAAATGTTCGGTTACTCTACAGACCTTCGTTCTGCAACCAAAGGTAAAGGTGAGTTCTCCATGGAATTCGCGAAGTACGCTCCAGTACCTCGTAACATCCAGGAAGAGCTTGCGAAGAAATACCAAGCTAAGCGCGCAGCTGAGCAGAAGTAA